A region from the Cannabis sativa cultivar Pink pepper isolate KNU-18-1 chromosome 9, ASM2916894v1, whole genome shotgun sequence genome encodes:
- the LOC115722453 gene encoding ER membrane protein complex subunit 7 homolog, with protein MASSIRSKSVLLLILVQLCFTLISSSSLSPSSVSSEGYSIHGRVKIPSFGATGFGLPGKISNIKVILNGGQRVTFLRPDGFFSFHNVPAGTHLIEVAAIGYFFSPVRVDVSARNPGKVQAALTETRRGLHEFVLEPLREEQYYEVREPFNIMSIVKSPMGMMIGFMVIVMFLMPKLVENMDPEEIKRAQEEMRSQGVPSLANLMPGAGRS; from the exons ATGGCGTCGAGCATCCGATCCAAATCGGTTCTTCTCCTGATTTTAGTACAATTGTGCTTTACACTCATCTCGTCTTCCTCGCTTTCACCTTCTTCTGT GTCCAGTGAAGGTTACTCCATTCATGGTCGAGTTAAGATTCCAA GTTTTGGGGCTACTGGATTTGGTCTTCCTGGGAAAATATCAAACATCAAAGTTATACTCAATGGTGGCCAAAGGGTGACCTTTTTGAGGCCTGATGGTTTTTTCTCATT CCATAATGTGCCAGCAGGTACTCATCTTATCGAAGTGGCAGCAATAGGATATTTCTTTTCCCCG GTTCGAGTTGATGTTAGTGCCAGAAACCCGGGTAAGGTTCAGGCTGCACTAACCGAGACCAGGAGGGGACTACACGAGTTTGTTTTAGAGCCATTGAGAGAAGAACAGTATTACGAG GTAAGGGAGCCCTTCAACATAATGTCGATTGTGAAAAGCCCGATGGGTATGATGATTGGATTTATGGTGATTGTCATGTTTCTAATGCCCAAATTAGTGGAAAACATGG ATCCCGAAGAAATCAAACGAGCACAAGAAGAAATG